The following are from one region of the Eulemur rufifrons isolate Redbay chromosome 17, OSU_ERuf_1, whole genome shotgun sequence genome:
- the GHR gene encoding growth hormone receptor isoform X3 gives MDLWQLLLTLALAGSNDAFSGSEATTALLGRESQSLQRVNPALGTNSSGKPKFTKCRSPELETFSCHWTDGVHHGLKHPGSVQLFYIRRSTQEWTQEWKECPDYVSAGENSCYFNSSYTSIWIPYCIKLTSNGGTVDQKCFSVEEIVQPDPPISLNWTLLNISLTGIHADIQVRWEPPPNADVQKGWIVLEYELQYKEVNETQWKMMDPVLSTSVPVYSLRLDKEYEVRVRSRQRNSEKYGEFSEVLYVTLPQTSLFACEEDFQLPWFLIIIFGLFGLMVMLFVFVFSKQQRIKMLILPPVPVPKIKGIDPDLLKEGKLEEVNTILAIHDNYKPEFYNDDSWVEFIELDIDDPDEKAEGSDTDRLLSNDHQKSLNILGAKDDDSGRTSCYEPDILETDFNASDVCDGTSEVAQPQRLKGEADLVCLDQKNQNNSPYPDASPATQQPSVVLAEESKPRPCLVVGTESTHQAAHTQLSNPSSLANIDFYAQVSDITPAGSVVLSPGQKNKAGISQCDVHPELASLCQANFIMDNAYFCEADAKKCIAVAPHVDIESHVEPSFNQEDIYITAESLTTTAGRSGTAERAPDAEMPVPDYTSIHIVQCPQGLILNATALPLPDKEFLSSCGYVSTDQLNKLMP, from the exons ATTCTTCTGGGAAGCCTAAGTTCACCAAGTGCCGTTCACCTGAACTAGAGACTTTCTCATGCCACTGGACAGATGGGGTTCATCACGGTTTAAAGCACCCAGGATCTGTACAGCTGTTCTATATTAGAAG GAGCACTCAAGAATGGACCCAAGAATGGAAAGAATGCCCCGATTATGTCTCCGCTGGAGAAAACAGCTGTTACTTTAATTCGTCATATACCTCCATCTGGATACCTTACTGTATCAAGCTAACTAGCAATGGCGGTACAGTGGATCAAAAGTGCTTCTCTGTTGAGGAAATAG TGCAACCAGATCCACCCATCAGCCTCAACTGGACTTTACTGAACATCAGTTTGACCGGGATTCATGCAGATATCCAAGTGAGATGGGAACCACCACCCAATGCGGATGTTCAGAAAGGATGGATAGTTCTGGAGTATGAACTTCAATACAAAGAAGTAAATGAAACTCAGTGGAAAATG ATGGATCCTGTCTTGTCAACATCAGTTCCAGTGTACTCGTTGAGACTGGATAAAGAATATGAAGTGCGTGTGAGATCCAGACAACGAAACTCTGAAAAATATGGCGAATTCAGTGAGGTGCTCTATGTAACACTTCCTCAAACGAGCCTATTTGCATGTGaagaag acttccagcttccatGGTTCTTAATTATTATCTTTGGACTATTTGGGCTAATGGTCATgctatttgtatttgtattttctaaacaACAAAG gATTAAGATGCTGATTCTACCCCCAGTTCCAGTTCCAAAGATTAAAGGAATAGATCCAGATCTCCTCAAG GAAGGAAAATTAGAGGAGGTGAACACAATTTTAGCCATTCATGATAACTATAAACCCGAATTCTACAATGATGACTCCTGGGTTGAATTTATCGAGCTAGACATTGATGACCCCGATGAAAAGGCTGAAGGATCAGACACAGACAGACTTCTAAGCAATGACCATCAGAAATCACTTAATATCCTAGGGGCAAAGGATGATGACTCTGGACGTACCAGCTGTTATGAACCTGACATTCTAGAGACTGATTTCAATGCCAGTGACGTGTGTGATGGCACCTCAGAGGTTGCTCAGCCACAGAGATTAAAAGGGGAAGCAGATCTTGTGTGCCTTGACCAGAAGAATCAAAATAATTCACCTTACCCTGACGCTTCCCCTGCTACTCAGCAGCCTAGTGTTGTCCTAGCAGAGGAGAGCAAACCACGACCGTGTCTTGTTGTTGGAACTGAGTCAACTCATCAAGCTGCCCATACTCAGCTAAGCAATCCGAGTTCACTGGCAAACATTGACTTTTATGCCCAGGTGAGCGACATTACACCAGCAGGGAGTGTGGTCCTTTCTCCAGGCCAAAAGAATAAGGCAGGGATATCCCAGTGCGACGTGCATCCAGAATTGGCCTCACTCTGCCAAGCAAACTTCATCATGGACAACGCCTACTTCTGTGAGGCAGATGCCAAAAAGTGCATCGCAGTGGCCCCTCACGTTGACATCGAATCACACGTAGAGCCAAGCTTTAACCAGGAGGACATTTACATCACCGCAGAAAGCCTTACCACTACTGCTGGGAGGTCTGGGACAGCAGAACGCGCTCCAGATGCTGAGATGCCTGTCCCAGACTATACCTCCATTCATATAGTACAGTGTCCACAGGGCCTCATACTCAATGCGACTGCCTTGCCCTTGCCTGACAAAGAGTTTCTCTCATCATGTGGCTATGTGAGCACAGACCAACTGAACAAACTCATGCCATAG